The DNA window ctctcttccaccctcaatactacaattgaggtgagacccttgaggaAGGCACCAGACCCCCAACTGCCCCAACAAAGGTgccacagcaatatggctgccaacttctctgggtgtgtgttcacgatgggtgtgtgtgcacttgggtgggttaaaagcagagcacaaattctgaatacgggtcaccatacttggcctcaCTTCacttcaacaaataaaacaagccCTGAAAATTGATACACTTATTATTTAATGGCATTAGGTTATTAGTTAATTGCATTTGATAGAttatactttcaataaaacatttacaatgggtttgtaaaagctgtttttatgcatgtttggcCTGAATCACCACCGTAAGGAGTTTGGATCGATTTGAAAacgtgaatcattttgcgaagcaGTTGGTTCAGTTGATTCAAAGCTTCGAAAAGGTTTGTTTCTCCAatcactctctccctctcccatatattcataaaattgatattatatataaatgtatttaatatataaacataacatatttttcttaaatataaccTGGAGCAGTGTGTGCAAAGGgatgtctaatgctatttcatgcattctgacttatttacactgcTAATCATGGAGAAAAGGCCATCCAATTGGTGTCAGGACTCAAAAGAGGAAGACTATTGGGACTCTGCATGACTATAAATCTAGGCTCTCTGATCAAGAGTGTGCCTTTGCCACTTGAAAAGAAAGAGGTAAGGCCTTGGATGGTTATGCTACTGAactttgcaaattaaaataaaaaaatgtgttgaaatatTTAGTTTCTAATTATGTATAGTttctaatttatctttatttttactttggtaataataatgtctaaaataattttattgttaatttcttATTTGTAAGAATGATAGCTAGAAAAATTAGTTAAGAACCTATACTGTCATTATGATTAATGACtagagtaatatttatttatacataaacaatAAAGCTTATTTGCAAGTGTCAGCAgctaatatttttcttttttacagaacAGTGAATCTGAATTGTGTAAATGGATGCCCGGGTCAACATCAGCCAAATAGCAATCTGGGAAAAGCCTTTTCTCTGTTATGAGTTTAGTAACAGGTCTTGTCAGAAGTTTGTCTATCCTTTGGAAACTCGAATATTGCTCTACATCCTTTTCAGTGTCTCTTCAATTGTCACAATCATAGGAAACCTGTTGGTGATTATAACGGTTATTCATTTCAAGCAGCTTCACACAGCAACTAACTACCTCATCCTGTCTCTGGCCGTGGCCGACCTGCTTGTAGGAGGAGTTGTGATGCCTCCCAGCATGCTGCGCTCCATCGAGACGTGCTGGTATCTGGGAGATTTGTTCTGTAAAATACACAGCAGTCTTGATGTGACATTGTGCACTGCGTCAATATTAAATCTATGTATCATTTCTTTAGACAGATATTATGCCATATGTCACCCCTTTCAATATCACAGTAAAATGACATCACTTGCCACACTAGTTATGATTATTATCTGCTGGACTGTTTCAGCTGCTCTGGGGTTTGGCATGATCTTCATGGAGCTTAATATTCTTGGCATTGAGGATTTTTATTATGACAACATTGACTGTGAAGGAGGCTGCTTTGTCTTTCAGAGTAAAGCTGGAGCTACTATGTTCTCACTGATCTGTTTTTATGTTCCTGCTTTTGTCATGCTCTGTGTGTACCTCAAGATCTTACATGCAGCTCAACGGCAGGTTCAGGCCATCCAGAGcgtgaattctgaaataaaaaaagatggaaaagcCACTAAAACATTAGCCATCATCATGGGGGTGTTTCTGACTTTCTGGATACCCTTTTTCATTTGTAATCTTATCGATCCCTTCATCGGTTACTCTGTACCACCTCTGCTGTTTGACTTGTTCCTGTGGGTCGGATATTATAATTCCACATGTAATCCCATAGTGTACGCTTTCTTTTACAGCTGGTTTAGACATGCTTTCAGAGTCATTCTATCCAAAAGAGTATTTCAGAGTAATTCTTCAAGGACAATACTGTTGTAATTAGGAAACATATCATATGCAAATGCATTTCTCAATGTTTCATTTTCagatatacatatttaattttatcttttcttattattctaTTTTGTTTGTGATTTCATAAATGAAACTTCATACTCTTCATACTCGAAGTGCAAAACTattctttctttaaaaactgaaataagtgtCTGCATATATGAGTGCTGTATGTCTTGGCATTCAAGGCTCTTCTGAGTCCACCAGTGTTGATCTTTGCCCCCTCATTGATccctaatttaattaaattctaataaagTTTAACTGTGTGTGCATATTCTGTGCTAGAAGATCACTTACAAtcacaatagattttttttttaatggaccctttcattttatataatttttttttataacaacaaaGGCAACATGGCTGAAGTGCCAAGTACATATTTCAGGATAAGGTAAAAACAATTTTTCAGAATAATATACAAAACACTTGTACAAAACTACACTATCTAAAACTAAATTATGTCACTTTTGCaaagatattttcatttaaacagttttactTACAGCttgttaaacattaattttatggGTGTTTATTTGATTTGCATGAAAAATGCCATGTCATTCCATGAAAGGAGTGCCATTTATATTCACCACATTTGATGAAGTGCACTAAACAAATGTATGATGACACCTTTTATGCACATGTGAAGTCTTAAAAAATATTGCTTATTGTTTACAGTACACTAcaactattatattataacatattctCATTCTGTGGTGATTGTTGTAAGCTAAAATCGACTGAAACGTATATTCAAAGGGAATGAGGATTTAGGCCTATAATGAACTTCATGCTAGCTTGCTTATTATATCCAAGAGCATGATCTGTTTAAATCCATGACATACTAGCAAGAAACTATGCAAgtcgagagctgtagttccaatCACATGAAGTTGCTTTCACACTACCAGCCTCACGTAGCGACAAAATGACACaatcccattcatttcaatagAGAGCTTTTAGGCAATGAGAGCGACAGTGACCACTGGTGACAAGATGGCATGCCCAGTGAAGCAACAAAGTTGAGATATCTTGAACTTTATTCAAATGAAGAGCGAATTTTGGGAGTGACAACCAATAGGAATGAAGTCAGTGGAGTGCACGTGATCTTTCATCACATTCTATAGTGGAGAGTTGAGGCAAGATGGAGAAGTTAATTTCAGCAGTCAGCAACTTTCCTATAATTCATTATGTCTCTGTGTACATACGGTGATACTGTGCTGACTCGGAGCCTGAATGTTTCTTAAACCCAGAAAGACAGGTGCTTAAGCTCTGGCCACAGATAAATAACCGTGATGGCAAAGATCACTCACTGTTTCTTGTTCATCTttattattaagcattttatGCATTGATTCcatttatatttagtctttttccttccaaaatgtttgtttgtagtGGCAAGGAAACTGATTTGTTGTACAACACAGAGTAACATCCGTTCATGTCATTAGCAAATATTATTAGACAACCAGTAGTGGGAACACCCACCAGCGACCTGACTGCCAGTCACTGGTGACATGCAGCAAAAAAGTCCCTAGTTTGAACATAGATTAAGTTAGTGATGTTGTTCGCAAATGTTTGTTGAAACTAGGGAAACACCAGGCCTAACTTGTCAACTtaaacttgtgaccatagttgggAAAATGCACCCCTTCAAGACTGatgtatcgtttttttttttttttttttatataaccagATCTATCTAGTTTTGATTTTAACtagattttgtaatttaaatataacttttagcTGGCTATGTGCACATTTCGCCGAATGTTGGCATAAATGCAACACAGTGATAAGAGTCTGAGTGTTTTGGATTTACAACGCGTAATTTCATCCACCTCTCCCTGAAGACATAATAGTGAGTGATCGGTCAACTTAGAGAAGAATAGGGTCAACTTTATTGTTGCCCAAGGTGCATTAAAATTCGTAATTACCATAATTACAGGATTCCATAATCTGTAAACTGGCAATTTTCTGAGAGCTTCCATGTGACTTCCATCTGATTGCTGCAGATTCATTTAGGTGCTATGACTGCATTCACACCATgttgtaattactataattttGAGATGACACCATATGACGTATTACTCAGAGCTGCCCAAGTCCTCAGACTCATTGTATAATTTTGAGATGACACCATATGACGTATTACTCAGAGCTGCCCAAGCACACCCTGtctcacaaataaacatttaaaccaaTAAATGTTGTACTTTTAAATGTCAATGAAATTGAAACTttgtatttgaaatgaaatgaatgaaaaatcaagaatttgaatttgacaatgtaaatgaaaacaaaaaacaaataaaatatatcaaaacaaccCTCTGTGATTGCCTTACTTTTAACAGTAACTAAACACCTTTTTTTCAGTATCACACCAGTATTATCAATTTTAAGTTGCTTGTTCTGAATGTATTTAACTAAGTTATAGCCTACTATCAAATTAACTTATAACTCTGTATAACTTGTGTAAGCCCTAATAACCCTTTTAAGcttttaacacattcaaaatacactcaaaatggaaaaggaagaaaaactgTCACAATATCATTAGTGCACTCAAATGTTTACACACATCCCACCCCGTTGCAGGCCTGATACGGAGCTTGAGTGCGTAGTGGCCGATAAACTGAAACTGGCCCCTTCACTCcagagagcaaaaaaaataaaataaacttgtttaGCGTGTACCTCAATCTGGTTGCGAGTGTGCGTTGAAACACGTCTGCTTTCATCACATTGAAATGGTCATGAGTCCGGTGTCGAAATGTCTCCATGCAACGTTACAACAGGTGCGGTGGCTGTTTGCGCGTCGAATTCTCATGAAGTTACTGGACGATGCTCACCAACATTTTCCTCCCGGGAAACAAAAGTCTGCGTTATATTTCTTGAAACTCCGCTCAGTTTTAGCAGATGACAACAACAGTTTCCGTCTAGAAAGTATGCCAACATGCACAGCGTTCAACTCTGGCCGAGCCAAACATGCAACTGCAAACTTACATGAAACAGTCCACAGTCATAACGAGCCGCCTCCTTAGTGAAGAAATACGAGCAGTACTTCTGATTACAGGAAAGCTTCTCGTTTTAAACAATCAAAGATATCATTAAACTCGCGTCTTTCTCCCTCTCCTTTCTCTCGTCTTCTCGCTGTCTTTTCTCAAACTTTTTCCTCCCGTCTCCTTTTCTCCTCGGAAAAATCTGATTGGCTCACAACTTGTCAGTCTCTTATCTGTCCAATGTACATCAACTTACAACCCAAAATGATGTTTGCCACGTTTTTTCGCATGTACTCCCCAACCAAACTCTAATAAAGGAaagtaaaacaatacatattaaacaaacatatttcaaatgaaaaataaataaaataaaacattttatcataatTTCACTCTCAGTAAATACAGACAATGAAAAATAACATCAGGGTTACACTCTCCCCCTTCAGATGGTCTTCATGCCCCATAAGACCAGGCTTAAAACGTATGCTCATTTATATCGAGAGGGGGCAGGTACACATTGACAACCTGTGTCAAATGAATTAACATCTTGAGTTTCGTAACTTATACGAATGACAAGCCCACGATGTACTAAGGTAATAGGCCGGTTTGTAGGTACTCCTGGCTCATCATAACTGAGCCGAATGACGGGTTCTACCCTGCGTCTGAGTCTATAAGTATGCCTACTTTCTTCAGCTTTACCAGAGTCATATGAAACAGGATCGTCTCCCCCTTCAGACTCTGACTCCACTGCTTCAACTACGCCAGACTCAGCATCGTTCCCCAACATTTCATCAGGTACAACAGGTGGTTCTTCTACATCACTCTGCTCACTGACAGACAAAAGGTCATCCGCCAACACTACCGGCTTGCTATCACCATGTTCAGGCTCTTTTCTGAAGGAATCCAGTATCTCTTGGCAAATTTCTGACTCACCATAATACATTTCATCCTCAGAACTAGATAAGCTGCCTGAAAAATCTACAGATACATGAGGTAACTGAGCAGCCTCTGTTCTTGATGCTTTTGTGGATGCTCTCCTTGCTCGTTCAACCCTTGTCACTGGTTTATGAGAGACTTCTTCTTTCTCAATGAAGTTACCAAACCGAACAAACTCTCCGATTGGGAGCAAATGATCTCTGTGCAACGTTCTCTCACGCCCAAACCCATTTTCGGGTTTCACACGATATACAGGCAAATTAGGCAATTGTTCCACCACAAGGTGCGGTACGGAACACCACTTATCTTGAAGTTTGTGTTTCCCTTTGAGTCCCAAGTTTCTAACCAACACTCTGTCCCCTTTAACTAAAACCTGGTGCCGGACTCTACGATCATagtaagttttgtttttctgatggtTTCTCAATGCTGCAGCGGAGGCAAGTTCGTAGGCCTCCTGCAGATCAGCCTTCAACTTTTGAACATACTGTGTGTGGGTAGTATTTTCCTTCCCATAGGGAAAaagtccaaaacaaacatcaatggGCAATCTAGCCTCTCgcccaaacaacaaaaaatagggCGAGTAACCCGTTGCCTCATTGAAAGTGCAATTGTACGCGTGTACCAGTGAGCTAACATATTGACTCCACCTTTGTCTCTTTGCTGACTCCAGAGTGCCCAGCATTGACAAAAGCGTCCTGTTGAAACGCTCCGGCTGTGGGTCACCCTGAGGATGGTAGGGCGTGGTCCTGGATTTTCGGATGCCTAGTATTCGGAGAAACTCTTGGATCAGTCGGCACTCAAAATCTCGCCCCTGGTCAGAGTGTACCCGTGCAGGTAGACCATAGTGGACGAAAAATTTCTCAAACAGTACCTTTGCCACGGTTGTCGCTTTTTGATCCCTAGTGGGATACGCCTGAGCGTAACGGGTATAATGATCGGTAATTACCAACACATTTGCAAATCCCTTGCTGTCAGGCTCTAGGGACAAAAAGTCTATACAGACTAAATCAAAGGGGCTTCTACTGGTTAGCTGATTCAACGGGGCAGCCTTCTGTGGGATAGTCTTACGAGCAATGCATCTACCACAGTTTTTCACATAGGACTCGATGTCACTATCCATTTTTGGCCAGTAAAACCTGTCCTTAATCAATTCCTTGGTCTTGTCAATACCTAAATGGCCTGACTCATCATGAAGAGACCTTAGAACTTTCAGGCGATACACTTCAGGCAAGACTAACTGTCTACGTTCTTCACCATTATCTGTCTGCGTTACGCGATACAAAACATCATCCAAAAGGCGTAATTTTTGTCTCTGTCGCTGAAGTAGGATAACAGCTGGGTTATCTCCTTTCACAGTAGACATTACCTTACCGGTGTCTAGTTCCCTCTTCACAACTCCAATTACAGAGTCGGTACCCTGAGCCTCCTTTAAGTCATCTGAGGATAAGAGTTCCAAGGACTCACCACCTAACTGTACAGGACAAATGAATGCCACAGGGATATCATCAGGATGAATTCCTAACTGATCGACAAACCTGCGAGAAGTACTGGAAGGGACATCAACTTGAGCGAGTTTGCATACAGCTTTGACGCCAGATGGCGAGATCTCAGCCCACTTAATGGGAGCTGTGTCATCGTGCGGATTGCGGGACAATAAATCAGCATCAGTATTAATGCGACCTGGCTTATACTGAATGGTAAACTCATAGGTGGCAAGAGCGGCCAACCATCGGTGTCCGGTGGCGTTCAGTTTCGCACTGCTCAGTACGTAAGTGAGAGGATTGTTGTCGGTACGGACAGTAAACCTTGCCCCATACAAATAATCATGAAGCTTATCGACCACCGCCCATTTAAGGGCAAGGAATTCAAGCTGATGGATGGTGTAGCGCTGTTCTGTTTCACTCAACTTACGACTGGCGTACGCGACTGGGCGCAACCCGTCCGGGCTTTCTTGATTAAGAACCGCCCCAAGACCATTCATACTCGCATCTACATGCAAGATGTATGGCCTGGACGGATCCGCAAAGGCCAAAACTGGTGCATGGGTCAATCTGCAAATAATTTCCCTAAACGCCTCAGTACATTCGGGAGTCCAGCGATCTCCAAAGGGTTCTGACTCTTTGAAGTATCCCTGAGCACCAGCCGTCTTAGGCTTCGTTTTCCCCCTACCGGCAGGTGGAAAACCTTTCGTCAAGTCAGTGAGTGGTCGTACTATGGAGGAGTAACCCTTTATGAACCGGCGGTAATAACCGCAAAAGCCCAAAAAGGACCGCAGCGATTTCAGGTCATATGGCTGCTTCCATTTTGCTACTGCCTCGATTTTTGCAGGGTCGGCTGCAATACCCTCTGCCGACACCATATGACCAACATATTTAACCTCAGGCTGGCAAAATTGACATTTGTCAATAGAGACTTTTAAACCGCAATCTTCCAACCGATCAAGAACTTTGAGGAGACGCTCTTCATGTTGCTCTAAAGTTCGTCCAAAGACGATGATATCATCAAGATAGACGATGGCTTCGAGGAGGTGCATGTCCCCAACGGCCCTCTCCATCAGCCGTTGGAATGTGGCTGGGGCTCCAGTTATTCCTTGGGGCATGCGTTCAAATTGGAAAAACCCCAAAGGGCAGATGAATGCGGTTTTTCTCTTTATCCTCCTCGGCCATCTCTATCTGATAATATCCGCTCCGGAGGTCCAGGACAGAAAACCATTGGCTACCAGCTAGGCAGTCCAACGCGTCATCTATCCTGGGGGTGGTATACTGGTCGGGTATGGTGCGACTATTTAAAGTGCGGTAGTCCACACACATTCTCACATCGCCATTCTTCTTCCGAGCAATGACGATGGGGGATGCATATGGGCTCCGCGACTCTTTAATAATTCCGGCGGTCATCAAATTTTTTAAGTGCCGACGAACGTCTTCAACATCCGCAGGGGCGATACGCCGGGACCGCTCACGGAAAGGGGTGTCATCCCTCAGCCGAATATGGTGTTTAACTCCTTGCGCTAACCCCACATCAATATCAGATAGGGAAAACACATTCACTCTTTCTGATAATTTCTGTTTGAGTCGATCTTTCCATGTCTGAGGCACAGGTGAGTCACCAAAATCAAACAATTCTGGATCAAGTATTTGATGGTTCTCTGATACCTCCCGTGCGTCTCTCACAGTGTCTGTAGCATAAACTCTGGCTAACACCGTCCCGTTTGGTATAAACTTTTCCTTAAAAGTGTCATTGCGTACCAAGACTCTGAGTTGGTTTGCCTCCATGGCTGAAAAGGGAACCACCACCGGAGGAACTAACACTCCAGCAGGAAGAACATCATCTTCAGGACCCTCTACAAGGTAAATATCTTTCTCCAGAGGAGACTGACAGTCCATGTGACCCACCACACATGTCTCAGTCTGAGGAGGGAGTGTAAGAGGACTATCACCTGCCCACTTCACCTCACCCACAGGCTTTTCTTCAGGAGTAGCAATTTTACTGGAAGGGACCAACCCATCTGTTTTCCACTGAGACTGTATCCTCATAACATGAGAGGTCTTGGGCCCTAAGCTCCCAGTACCAATGTCAACTAATCTTTGGAAAAAACTGGCATTGGTCCCCACAATCACTGGCGTTTGTTCAGGACCAACTGGATCCGGACACACCAATGCAAGTACTGAAATTATCTCAGATGAACCCATCAGAGC is part of the Cyprinus carpio isolate SPL01 unplaced genomic scaffold, ASM1834038v1 S000006738, whole genome shotgun sequence genome and encodes:
- the LOC122144602 gene encoding trace amine-associated receptor 1-like, with translation MDARVNISQIAIWEKPFLCYEFSNRSCQKFVYPLETRILLYILFSVSSIVTIIGNLLVIITVIHFKQLHTATNYLILSLAVADLLVGGVVMPPSMLRSIETCWYLGDLFCKIHSSLDVTLCTASILNLCIISLDRYYAICHPFQYHSKMTSLATLVMIIICWTVSAALGFGMIFMELNILGIEDFYYDNIDCEGGCFVFQSKAGATMFSLICFYVPAFVMLCVYLKILHAAQRQVQAIQSVNSEIKKDGKATKTLAIIMGVFLTFWIPFFICNLIDPFIGYSVPPLLFDLFLWVGYYNSTCNPIVYAFFYSWFRHAFRVILSKRVFQSNSSRTILL